The nucleotide sequence GCGGGTGAACTGGGCCGGCCGGTCGGCGCTGCCCGTGAACTGGTTGACCATCTGGCACTCGGTGACCTCGATCCGGCCGAGCGGCACCGCGAAGCCGAGCTCGGGGGCGTCGATCTCCACCTCGACCTCGCCGACGCGGATCTCGCCCGCGAACGGGTGCGTCGTGCCGAAGCCGCGCTGCGTGGAGTAGCCGAGGCCGAGCAGGAAGCCCTCGTCGCCGCGGGCCAGGGCCTGCAGGCGCTCGGCGCGCGTCATCGGGTGGACGGTGGGCTCGCGCGTGATGTCGGCGGGCTCCTCGTCGTCCTGTCCGGGGTGCGAGTCGGGCTCGATGAGCGCGCTCTGGCCGAGGAGGTCGGCCACGCGCGGCATGGTGGCGCCCGCGTCGGCCGCGCGCGACGTCACCGCGGCCGGCTCGGCGTCGGTGAAGAGGCGGTGCGTGTAGTCGAAGGTCGCGCCGAGCTGCTGGCCGCCCGGCAGGTCCTTGAACGTCGCGGAGACGCGGCGCTGGGGCGGGAGCCCGGCGGTGTCGACCGGCAGCGTGTACCCGAAGCGCGGGAGCGTCGTGCGGTACGAGCGCAGCAGGGTGACGGCCTCGAGCACGTCGCCCTGCGCCTGGATGAGGGCGCGTGCGGCGAGCTCCGGGTCGTGCAGCGAGCCCTCGGTCATCACGCGGGAGACGAGGACGCCCAGCTGGCCGGTGACCTGGCCGGCCTCGATGCGAGCGGATCCGGGGGCGCCCCGGCCCTCGGCGGCGAGCAGGGCGTGCGCGGCGGCGATCGCCTTCTCCCCGCCCTTGACGGCGACGTACATCAGGACTCCGATCGGGGGTCGGCCGCCCGGAGGCGGGTGGTGCGGGGGAGGGCGGCGACGGATACCGCGTCGACGAGCAGGAGGTCGACGCCGCGCGGGAAGCGCTCGCCGTTGGCCCGCCAGGCGTCGAGGAACGCGTCGTCGGCCCAGGGGGCGTCGGCGATCGCGTGGCCGTCGATGCCGGGGCCCTCGGCCAGGATCCGCACGGTGCCGGCGGCGTCGCGGACGTCGAGGAGCGCGGTCGCGGAGCGGTGCGGCTCCTCGTCGGTGCCGGCGGCGAGCTCCGCGAGCGGGGGCAGGGACGCCGGGTCGGCGAGCACGAAGTCCGCGTCCGAGGCCGCGGTGACGAGGCGCACGCCCGTGTGGAAGGTGAGCCAGGAGGTCACCTCGGCGTCGGCCGCGCGACGCGGGTCGAGCCACAGCGCCGACTCCTCGTCGAGCACGGTGAGCGCGACGGCGCCGAGCCCCGGGCCGAGACCGGCGGGCGCCTCGGCGGGGCCCGTGAGCGGGTGGATCCGCGTCGGGTGCGCGAGCGCGTCGAGGAGCGCGCGGAACGCGGCCTGCGCGCCGCGGGTCGCGTCGCCGAACCCCGGAGCGGGGATGCCGGGCGCGGGGACGCCGGGCGCGCGGCCCGTCGCCGCGGTCACCCGTTCTCCCGGGCGACCGTGAAGAAGTCCACGAGCGTGCTGCGGGCCTCGGCGGCGCGGACGTCGTCCGCCTCGGCGCGTGCGCGCTCCAGCGGCGAGACGACCTCGGCGAGCACGCGGTCGTGCAGGCCCGCGTCGAGGAGCATCCCGTCGAACAGGGCGGCGAGGCGGGCGTGCTCGAGGTCGGATCCGAGGACGTAGGAGCTGCCGAGGGCGTCCGCCGCCATGGCCGGCCCGTGCAGGCGGAGCGTGGCGCGCGTGACGGTGGCCTCGCCGAGGTTGAAGCGCGCGCCGCCGGCGTCGACGCGGCCGCGCACCATGACGAGCCCGGCCTCGGGGCCGCGGATGTGCTGCACCTCGGGCTTGGGCTCCCAGGCGGTCCACGCGGCGTCGAGCGCGCCGACGTCGGCGGCGGAGAGGACGCGCATCCAGCGCTGCCGGGCGGCGACGTCCCCCCGTCCGGTGCTGCTGGTCGTGGTCGTCGTCATGGCCGCGATCCCTCCAAGTTGTCTGCTGATCTAGATAAGTCGAACCTAGCGGCCGACGGCAGGCCGGAACCCGCCCGCGCGCGACGAGTCGGACGCGAGCAGGTGAACAGGTGGGGAACGCGGGCGGGGGCCGGGCGGGCGGTGGGCCGGGGATCCGCGACCGCGACCGCATCCGTCGCCGCGACCGCCCGGTAGGGTCGAAGGGACATGGCGACGCAGAGCAGATCCACGAGCGGGTACTCCGCCTGGCGGCTCATCGCGGAGGAGCTGCGCGCCGAGATCCTGCAGGGCACCGTGCCGGCCGGGGCGAAGCTCTCGTCGGAGAGCGAGCTCGCCGAGCGCTTCGAGGTCCACCGGCACACCGTGCGCCAGGCCGTCGCGGCCCTCGCGACGGACGGGCTCGTCGTCTCGCGGCGCGGCAGCGGCACGTTCGTGACCGCGCACGACGTCATCGTCCACCGCATCGGCCTGCGCACGCGGCTCGGCGACAGCCTCGCCGGCCGCGGATCCGCGTCCACGGGCGAGCTGCTCGAGTGGGCCGTCGAGGATCCGCCCGCCGACGTCGCCGAGCGCCTCGCCCTCGCCGGCCGCCCCGCCCTGCGGCTCGAGACGCTGCGGCTCGTCGACGGCCGGCCCGTGGTGCGCGGCACGTCGTGGCTCGTGGAGGAGCTCGTGCCCGGGATCGTCGAGCGCTACGGACCCGACGGGTCGATGACGAACGCCCTGCGCGCGGTAGGCGTCGACGACTACCTGCGCTCCGCGACCACCGTCACCGGCCGCCTCGCGACGGCCGCCGAGTCCGCGGAGCTGCAGCTGCCGTCGGGCGCGGTCGTGCTGGTGGTCCGCGCCCTCAACACCCTGCCCGACGGCACGCCGCTGCTCATCAATGTCACGCGCTTCGCGGCCGACCGCGTCGAGCTCGACGTGGAGCA is from Clavibacter sp. A6099 and encodes:
- the phnH gene encoding phosphonate C-P lyase system protein PhnH, whose translation is MTAATGRAPGVPAPGIPAPGFGDATRGAQAAFRALLDALAHPTRIHPLTGPAEAPAGLGPGLGAVALTVLDEESALWLDPRRAADAEVTSWLTFHTGVRLVTAASDADFVLADPASLPPLAELAAGTDEEPHRSATALLDVRDAAGTVRILAEGPGIDGHAIADAPWADDAFLDAWRANGERFPRGVDLLLVDAVSVAALPRTTRLRAADPRSES
- the phnG gene encoding phosphonate C-P lyase system protein PhnG; this encodes MTTTTTSSTGRGDVAARQRWMRVLSAADVGALDAAWTAWEPKPEVQHIRGPEAGLVMVRGRVDAGGARFNLGEATVTRATLRLHGPAMAADALGSSYVLGSDLEHARLAALFDGMLLDAGLHDRVLAEVVSPLERARAEADDVRAAEARSTLVDFFTVARENG
- a CDS encoding carbon-phosphorus lyase complex subunit PhnI, which translates into the protein MYVAVKGGEKAIAAAHALLAAEGRGAPGSARIEAGQVTGQLGVLVSRVMTEGSLHDPELAARALIQAQGDVLEAVTLLRSYRTTLPRFGYTLPVDTAGLPPQRRVSATFKDLPGGQQLGATFDYTHRLFTDAEPAAVTSRAADAGATMPRVADLLGQSALIEPDSHPGQDDEEPADITREPTVHPMTRAERLQALARGDEGFLLGLGYSTQRGFGTTHPFAGEIRVGEVEVEIDAPELGFAVPLGRIEVTECQMVNQFTGSADRPAQFTRGYGLAFGRSERKAMSMALVDRALRADELGERVTAPAQDEEFVISHCDNVQATGFVEHLKLPHYVDFQAELVLVRRLAREWRERQEAPEASPADATDAATDAAPTAVPAGAGARA
- the phnF gene encoding phosphonate metabolism transcriptional regulator PhnF, whose protein sequence is MATQSRSTSGYSAWRLIAEELRAEILQGTVPAGAKLSSESELAERFEVHRHTVRQAVAALATDGLVVSRRGSGTFVTAHDVIVHRIGLRTRLGDSLAGRGSASTGELLEWAVEDPPADVAERLALAGRPALRLETLRLVDGRPVVRGTSWLVEELVPGIVERYGPDGSMTNALRAVGVDDYLRSATTVTGRLATAAESAELQLPSGAVVLVVRALNTLPDGTPLLINVTRFAADRVELDVEHSRA